In a single window of the Gossypium hirsutum isolate 1008001.06 chromosome D02, Gossypium_hirsutum_v2.1, whole genome shotgun sequence genome:
- the LOC107910289 gene encoding small G protein signaling modulator 1 isoform X2, with amino-acid sequence MSLGEKENPWRYGKAAVAAAAGAVNIHRVGSIVRDIGDPCLSQSPIKANKMLKPEKWQAAFDNEGKVVDFHKVLKLIILGGVDPSIRSEVWEFLLGCYALGSTADYRRQLRTARRKHYNDLIQQCQSMHSSIGTGSLAYPVGSKVMDMRSASKDEQRRESKVDNRQASTDVTDNREEDSHLGDNCTNRLYADQGKGCDFADIISVRGNAHTAAHDSCFLPTSGPCGHYSPKIRRDCNGSDFSTGSDFDFPPLPLTDLFEKNEDEKEFDANEGENAAKYKVTLEDDNMHSFQINNNADLIMESNVPPSLSKSISLPYNSEIELVPSDAYEPVLRSNIVSHKAETVNRLRILDVPKTRLVNASGSQEGTAHDETVSEWLWTLHRIVVDVVRTDGNLEFYEDKRNVARMSDILAVYAWVDRATGYCQGMSDLLSPFVVIFEDNADAFWCFEMLIRRMRENFQMEGPTGVMKQLQALWHILELTDREIFIHLSKIGAESLHFAFPMLLVLFRRELSFNDALCMWEMMWAADFDESVNCNLEKICLEALTVQVPGDSRAEDDEENTENGNHNAIGGLQFKHSLSENEGIKAASTYHFCGLTRNFWSRNDRLQICNVVSPTRKGDDDLPVFCVAAILIMNRQKLIKETRSIDDMIKIFNDKLLKVHVRRCVGTAIRLRKKYFCKLIRIKGHSRRHSQYVYSISCLLSRMEHKEEVLCGRRFFLLFHSIIFKSVPRKRLKVGRSPIFSRFIRM; translated from the exons ATGTCTTTGGGGGAAAAGGAAAACCCATGGAGGTATGGAAAAGCTGCCGTCGCCGCTGCTGCCGGAGCTGTCAATATTCACAGAGTCGGTTCAATCGTTCGCGACATCGGAGATCCTTGTCTTTCCCAGTCTCCTATCAAG GCAAACAAGATGCTGAAGCCAGAGAAGTGGCAGGCTGCTTTTGATAATGAAGGGAAGGTTGTTGATTTTCACAAAGTACTCAAGTTGATTATTTTAGGG GGGGTCGATCCATCTATAAGATCAGAAGTTTGGGAGTTTCTTCTAGGTTGCTATGCATTGGGGAGCACTGCAGACTACCGAAGGCAATTAAGGACAGCCCGAAG GAAACATTACAACGACCTCATACAGCAATGCCAGTCAATGCATTCAAGCATAGGAACTGGTTCACTTGCCTATCCTGTGGGTTCAAAAGTTATGGATATGAGGTCAGCTTCTAAAGATGAGCAGAGAAGGGAATCAAAAGTTGACAATAGACAAGCTTCCACTGATGTTACTGATAACAGAGAGGAAGATTCTCATTTAGGTGATAACTGTACTAATAGGTTATATGCCGACCAAGGAAAAGGTTGTGATTTTGCTGACATTATCAGTGTGAGGGGAAATGCTCATACTGCTGCACATGACTCTTGCTTTTTACCAACTTCGGGTCCATGTGGCCACTACTCCCCAAAAATAAGGAGAGACTGTAATGGGTCAGATTTCTCAACTGGATCTGATTTTGATTTTCCTCCTTTACCACTAACAGATTTGTTTGAGAAGAATGAAGATGAGAAAGAATTTGATGCAAATGAGGGAGAGAATGCTGCAAAATATAAGGTGACACTTGAGGATGACAATATGCATAGTTTTCAAATCAATAACAATGCTGACTTAATCATGGAATCAAATGTTCCACCCTCACTATCTAAAAGTATTTCACTCCCTTATAACTCTGAAATTGAATTGGTCCCTTCTGATGCCTATGAGCCAGTTCTGAGATCCAACATTGTAAGTCATAAAGCAGAAACAGTGAACAGATTAAGAATTTTAGATGTTCCAAAAACCCGATTGGTAAATGCTAGCGGATCTCAAGAAGGGACTGCCCATGATGAAACAGTATCTGAATGGCTTTGGACTCTACACCGAATAG TCGTTGATGTGGTGAGAACGGATGGTAATCTTGAGTTCTATGAGGATAAAAGAAATGTAGCTAGAATGTCTGATATTCTTGCTGTTTATGCATGGGTTGATCGTGCAACTGGTTATTGTCAAG GTATGAGTGATCTGCTATCTCCTTTTGTTGTTATATTTGAGGATAATGCAGATGCATTTTGGTGCTTTGAAATGTTGATTAGGAGAATG CGTGAAAATTTTCAGATGGAGGGACCAACTGGAGTGATGAAGCAACTGCAAGCATTGTGGCATATTTTGGAACTCACAGATAGGGAAATATTTATACATCTATCAAAGATAGGTGCTGAAAGCCTTCATTTTGCATTTCCAATGCTGCTGGTTCTATTTCGCCGAGAGTTATCCTTCAAtgatgctctttgtatgtgggaG ATGATGTGGGCAGCTGATTTTGATGAATCTGTCAATTGCAATCTAGAGAAGATCTGTTTAGAGGCATTGACTGTACAAGTTCCTGGGGACTCTAGGGCagaagatgatgaagaaaataCAGAAAATGGAAATCATAATGCAATAGGTGGCCTACAATTTAAGCATTCTTTGTCTGAGAACGAAGGAATAAAAGCTGCATCGACTTATCACTTTTGTGGTTTGACTCGGAATTTTTGGTCTAGAAATGATCGTCTCCAAATATGCAATGTTGTCTCTCCAACTAGGAAAGGGGATGATGATTTGCCTGTCTTTTGTGTGGCTGCTATTCTTATCATGAACCGCCAGAAACTCATCAAGGAAACCCGTTCAATAGATGACATGATAAAG ATTTTCAATGATAAGCTTCTAAAAGTCCATGTCAGAAGGTGCGTAGGTACTGCAATCAGACTAAGAAAAAAATACTTTTGCAAG TTAATCAGGATAAAAGGGCATTCCCGTCGTCATAGTCAGTACGTCTACAGCATTTCCTGCCTACTTTCTCG AATGGAGCATAAAGAAGAAGTGCTTTGCGGTCGAAGATTCTTCCTACTTTTTCACTCCATTATCTTCAAGTCTGTTCCAAG GAAAAGACTGAAAGTTGGAAGAAGTCCCATCTTTTCAAGGTTCATACGTATGTAA
- the LOC107910290 gene encoding probable peroxidase 26, which produces MRRERLGFGFALAVLSLWCSMEVAVEAAWSLQTPVKLVWHYYKVHNTCDNAEAYIRHQVESFYKYDKTIAPKLLRLLYADCFVNGCDASVLLDGPNSEKAAPQNRGLAGFAFIDKIKTVLEARCPGVVSCADILNLATRDAVHLAGAPSYPVYTGRRDGMTSTKDSVDLPSPSISWEASLAYFRSRGLDVLDMTTLLGAHSMGRTHCSFIVDRLYNFNDTGKPDPSMKASLLEEMRKLCPPKTKKGQPDPLIFLNPASGSKYSFINSYYSRVLTNEAVLGVDQQLLYNEDTKQITEEFAAGFEDFRRSFALSMSRMGNINVLTGKEGEIRKNCRFPNKK; this is translated from the exons ATGAGGAGAGAAAGGTTGGGTTTCGGTTTTGCTCTTGCAGTACTGAGCTTGTGGTGCTCAATGGAGGTTGCGGTTGAGGCGGCATGGTCGTTGCAGACTCCGGTGAAGCTGGTTTGGCATTACTATAAGGTGCATAATACATGTGATAATGCAGAGGCTTATATTAGGCACCAAGTGGAATCGTTTTATAAGTATGATAAAACTATTGCACCTAAGCTTCTTCGCTTGCTGTATGCGGATTGTTTTGTAAAT GGATGCGATGCTTCAGTCCTGCTAGATGGGCCGAATTCGGAGAAGGCTGCACCACAGAACAGGGGACTGGCAGGGTTCGCGTTTATCGACAAGATTAAGACGGTGCTTGAAGCTCGTTGCCCAGGCGTTGTCTCTTGTGCTGACATTCTTAACCTCGCCACTCGAGATGCTGTTCATTTg GCAGGAGCACCGTCTTATCCCGTATATACAGGGAGAAGAGACGGGATGACATCGACCAAGGACTCCGTTGATCTCCCTTCACCATCCATCTCCTGGGAAGCTTCTCTCGCTTATTTCCGATCAAGAGGCTTGGATGTGTTGGACATGACAACCCTATTAG GAGCACATTCCATGGGGAGAACACACTGCAGCTTCATTGTGGATAGGCTGTACAATTTCAATGATACAGGAAAGCCAGATCCAAGCATGAAGGCATCATTGTTGGAAGAAATGAGGAAGCTATGTCCGCCAAAAACTAAAAAGGGCCAACCCGACCCGCTCATATTTCTAAACCCAGCATCCGGATCCAAATATAGTTTCATCAACTCCTACTACTCCAGAGTGTTAACCAATGAAGCTGTCCTTGGAGTTGATCAGCAGCTACTCTATAACGAAGATACTAAGCAGATCACTGAAGAATTCGCTGCCGGGTTTGAAGATTTCAGGAGATCATTTGCTCTTTCCATGAGTCGAATGGGAAATATCAATGTTCTAACAGGTAAGGAAGGTGAAATACGCAAAAATTGCAGATTTCCAAACAAAAAATAG
- the LOC107910289 gene encoding small G protein signaling modulator 1 isoform X1 yields the protein MSLGEKENPWRYGKAAVAAAAGAVNIHRVGSIVRDIGDPCLSQSPIKANKMLKPEKWQAAFDNEGKVVDFHKVLKLIILGGVDPSIRSEVWEFLLGCYALGSTADYRRQLRTARRKHYNDLIQQCQSMHSSIGTGSLAYPVGSKVMDMRSASKDEQRRESKVDNRQASTDVTDNREEDSHLGDNCTNRLYADQGKGCDFADIISVRGNAHTAAHDSCFLPTSGPCGHYSPKIRRDCNGSDFSTGSDFDFPPLPLTDLFEKNEDEKEFDANEGENAAKYKVTLEDDNMHSFQINNNADLIMESNVPPSLSKSISLPYNSEIELVPSDAYEPVLRSNIVSHKAETVNRLRILDVPKTRLVNASGSQEGTAHDETVSEWLWTLHRIVVDVVRTDGNLEFYEDKRNVARMSDILAVYAWVDRATGYCQGMSDLLSPFVVIFEDNADAFWCFEMLIRRMRENFQMEGPTGVMKQLQALWHILELTDREIFIHLSKIGAESLHFAFPMLLVLFRRELSFNDALCMWEMMWAADFDESVNCNLEKICLEALTVQVPGDSRAEDDEENTENGNHNAIGGLQFKHSLSENEGIKAASTYHFCGLTRNFWSRNDRLQICNVVSPTRKGDDDLPVFCVAAILIMNRQKLIKETRSIDDMIKIFNDKLLKVHVRRCVGTAIRLRKKYFCKLIRIKGHSRRHSQYVYSISCLLSRMEHKEEVLCGRRFFLLFHSIIFKSVPRYRKRLKVGRSPIFSRFIRM from the exons ATGTCTTTGGGGGAAAAGGAAAACCCATGGAGGTATGGAAAAGCTGCCGTCGCCGCTGCTGCCGGAGCTGTCAATATTCACAGAGTCGGTTCAATCGTTCGCGACATCGGAGATCCTTGTCTTTCCCAGTCTCCTATCAAG GCAAACAAGATGCTGAAGCCAGAGAAGTGGCAGGCTGCTTTTGATAATGAAGGGAAGGTTGTTGATTTTCACAAAGTACTCAAGTTGATTATTTTAGGG GGGGTCGATCCATCTATAAGATCAGAAGTTTGGGAGTTTCTTCTAGGTTGCTATGCATTGGGGAGCACTGCAGACTACCGAAGGCAATTAAGGACAGCCCGAAG GAAACATTACAACGACCTCATACAGCAATGCCAGTCAATGCATTCAAGCATAGGAACTGGTTCACTTGCCTATCCTGTGGGTTCAAAAGTTATGGATATGAGGTCAGCTTCTAAAGATGAGCAGAGAAGGGAATCAAAAGTTGACAATAGACAAGCTTCCACTGATGTTACTGATAACAGAGAGGAAGATTCTCATTTAGGTGATAACTGTACTAATAGGTTATATGCCGACCAAGGAAAAGGTTGTGATTTTGCTGACATTATCAGTGTGAGGGGAAATGCTCATACTGCTGCACATGACTCTTGCTTTTTACCAACTTCGGGTCCATGTGGCCACTACTCCCCAAAAATAAGGAGAGACTGTAATGGGTCAGATTTCTCAACTGGATCTGATTTTGATTTTCCTCCTTTACCACTAACAGATTTGTTTGAGAAGAATGAAGATGAGAAAGAATTTGATGCAAATGAGGGAGAGAATGCTGCAAAATATAAGGTGACACTTGAGGATGACAATATGCATAGTTTTCAAATCAATAACAATGCTGACTTAATCATGGAATCAAATGTTCCACCCTCACTATCTAAAAGTATTTCACTCCCTTATAACTCTGAAATTGAATTGGTCCCTTCTGATGCCTATGAGCCAGTTCTGAGATCCAACATTGTAAGTCATAAAGCAGAAACAGTGAACAGATTAAGAATTTTAGATGTTCCAAAAACCCGATTGGTAAATGCTAGCGGATCTCAAGAAGGGACTGCCCATGATGAAACAGTATCTGAATGGCTTTGGACTCTACACCGAATAG TCGTTGATGTGGTGAGAACGGATGGTAATCTTGAGTTCTATGAGGATAAAAGAAATGTAGCTAGAATGTCTGATATTCTTGCTGTTTATGCATGGGTTGATCGTGCAACTGGTTATTGTCAAG GTATGAGTGATCTGCTATCTCCTTTTGTTGTTATATTTGAGGATAATGCAGATGCATTTTGGTGCTTTGAAATGTTGATTAGGAGAATG CGTGAAAATTTTCAGATGGAGGGACCAACTGGAGTGATGAAGCAACTGCAAGCATTGTGGCATATTTTGGAACTCACAGATAGGGAAATATTTATACATCTATCAAAGATAGGTGCTGAAAGCCTTCATTTTGCATTTCCAATGCTGCTGGTTCTATTTCGCCGAGAGTTATCCTTCAAtgatgctctttgtatgtgggaG ATGATGTGGGCAGCTGATTTTGATGAATCTGTCAATTGCAATCTAGAGAAGATCTGTTTAGAGGCATTGACTGTACAAGTTCCTGGGGACTCTAGGGCagaagatgatgaagaaaataCAGAAAATGGAAATCATAATGCAATAGGTGGCCTACAATTTAAGCATTCTTTGTCTGAGAACGAAGGAATAAAAGCTGCATCGACTTATCACTTTTGTGGTTTGACTCGGAATTTTTGGTCTAGAAATGATCGTCTCCAAATATGCAATGTTGTCTCTCCAACTAGGAAAGGGGATGATGATTTGCCTGTCTTTTGTGTGGCTGCTATTCTTATCATGAACCGCCAGAAACTCATCAAGGAAACCCGTTCAATAGATGACATGATAAAG ATTTTCAATGATAAGCTTCTAAAAGTCCATGTCAGAAGGTGCGTAGGTACTGCAATCAGACTAAGAAAAAAATACTTTTGCAAG TTAATCAGGATAAAAGGGCATTCCCGTCGTCATAGTCAGTACGTCTACAGCATTTCCTGCCTACTTTCTCG AATGGAGCATAAAGAAGAAGTGCTTTGCGGTCGAAGATTCTTCCTACTTTTTCACTCCATTATCTTCAAGTCTGTTCCAAG GTACAGGAAAAGACTGAAAGTTGGAAGAAGTCCCATCTTTTCAAGGTTCATACGTATGTAA